One region of Brassica napus cultivar Da-Ae chromosome A10, Da-Ae, whole genome shotgun sequence genomic DNA includes:
- the LOC125579080 gene encoding DEAD-box ATP-dependent RNA helicase 26-like, with protein MPLKFPLGVRFITHSLPCTHLASSMNSAALIYSFRAVPVISKALPSRLTCLGLCSRVSFSTRPEFGRRGEIRASKSLIEDEAELSDWVSDLRTSSVRGKFTSDEDEAVQERVRRNVERDDGRGPPRRGREGQADRFGVSRRGKEGEVDRFGGSRRGKEGEIDRFGDSNRRRTEPVRNNRFGDREGARNGRVQGRSGESSFRGRNERNVDSGFRRERGMETNKGLGKQTRGLRQEEEDSSDEVVLGGIDDLLSEVSGDDDSEDDEVFVGKVVKGVEADMPRTDTAKTSDSYLSKTRFDQFPLSPLSLRAIKDAGFETMTVVQEATLPIILKGKDVLAKAKTGTGKTVAFLLPSIEAVIKSPPASRDSRQSPIVVLVVCPTRELASQAAAEANTLLKYHSSIGVQVVIGGTKLPTEQRRMQANPCQILVATPGRLKDHIENTSGFATRLNGVKVLVLDEADHLLDMGFRRDIERIIAAVPKQRQTFLFSATVPEEVRQICHIALKRDHEFINCVQEGSGETHQKVKQMYMIASLDRHFSLLYVLLKEHMADNPDYKVIIFCTTAMVTRLVADLLGQLSLNVREIHSRKPQGYRTKVSDEFRKSKSIILVTSDVSARGVDYPDVSLVVQMGLPSDREQYIHRLGRTGRKGKEGEGVLMLAPWEEYFLSSVKDLPINKSPLPPVDPEAVKKVQRGLNQVEMKNKEAAYQAWLGYYKSQKMIARDTTRLVELANEFSRSMGLDMPPAIPKNVLGKMGLKNVPGLRTK; from the exons ATGCCCTTGAAGTTCCCTCTCGGTGTACGCTTCATCACTCActctctcccctgcactcaccTCGCTTCCTCCATGAACTCCGCCGCGCTGATCTACTCCTTCCGCGCCGTTCCCGTTATCTCCAAGGCGCTTCCCTCGAGGCTAACGTGCCTCGGACTCTGCTCCCGGGTCAGTTTCTCCACCCGACCCGAGTTCGGGAGGCGTGGAGAGATTCGCGCGTCCAAGAGCTTGATTGAGGACGAGGCGGAGCTTAGCGATTGGGTGAGCGATTTGAGGACTAGCTCGGTGCGTGGGAAGTTCACTAGCGATGAGGATGAAGCTGTTCAGGAACGTGTTCGTCGAAATGTAGAGAGGGATGATGGTAGGGGTCCTCCGAGGAGAGGAAGAGAAGGTCAAGCTGATAGGTTTGGTGTGTCCAGAAGGGGAAAGGAAGGGGAGGTTGATAGGTTTGGGGGTTCCAGAAGAGGAAAGGAAGGTGAGATTGATAGGTTTGGGGATTCGAACCGGAGGAGAACCGAACCGGTTAGGAACAACCGGTTTGGTGATAGAGAAGGTGCAAGGAATGGTCGGGTTCAAGGGAGGAGTGGTGAGTCGTCTTTTCGTGGGAGGAATGAGAGAAATGTAGATTCAGGGTTTAGGAGAGAGCGAGGGATGGAAACAAACAAGGGTTTGGGGAAGCAGACGAGAGGCTTGAGACAGGAAGAGGAAGATAGTAGTGACGAGGTAGTATTGGGAGGCATTGATGATTTGCTTAGTGAAGTTAGTGGTGATGATGACagtgaagatgatgaggttTTCGTTGGGAAAGTGGTTAAGGGTGTAGAAGCTGATATGCCAAGGACTGACACTGCTAAAACTTCAGATTCTTATTTGTCTAAGACAAG ATTTGATCAGTTCCCATTGTCTCCCTTATCGCTAAGAGCCATCAAGGATGCGGGATTTGAGACAATGACTGTTGTGCAGGAGGCTACTCTTCCTATCATTCTCAAAG gtAAAGATGTGCTAGCCAAGGCTAAAACAGGCACTGGGAAAACCGTTGCATTTTTG CTTCCATCAATTGAAGCTGTTATCAAATCTCCACCTGCAAGCCGGGACAGTAGGCAATCCCCCATTGTTGTGCTTGTTGTTTGCCCTACTCGGGAGCTTGCCAGTCAAGCGGCTGCGGAAGCAAATACCTTGCTGAAGTATCACTCATCTATCGGTGTTCAAGTTGTGATTGGAGGCACAAAGCTTCCTACAGAGCAAAGGCGTATGCAAGCAAATCCTTGCCAG ATTCTTGTGGCTACACCTGGAAGGCTGAAAGACCATATCGAGAACACTTCTGGATTTGCCACAAGGTTGAATGGTGTGAAAGTCCTTGTACTTGATGAAGCTGATCATCTCTTGGACATGGGTTTCCGAAGGGATATCGAGAGGATCATCGCTGCTGTTCCTAAGCAGAGAcaaacgtttttattttctgctACGGTTCCTGAAGAG GTCCGCCAAATATGCCATATTGCTCTGAAACGGGACCATGAGTTCATCAACTGTGTTCAAGAGGGATCTGGGGAGACGCATCAAAAG GTCAAACAAATGTATATGATTGCATCACTGGATAGACATTTCTCGCTTCTATATGTTCTCCTTAAAGAACACATGGCAGATAATCCAGACTATAAG GTTATCATTTTCTGTACCACTGCTATGGTTACAAGATTGGTTGCCGATCTGCTTGGCCAGCTAAGCCTGAACGTCAGAGAGATCCATTCTAGAAAACCGCAGGGTTACAGAACCAAAGTCTCCGACGAGTTCCGCAAGTCCAAGAGTATTATCCTTGTAACGTCAGATGTATCTGCTCGTGGTGTCGATTACCCTGATGTGTCACTAGTCGTACAG ATGGGTTTGCCATCAGACAGAGAACAATACATACATAGACTTGGAAGAACCGGGAGGAAAGGTAAGGAAGGAGAAGGTGTACTAATGTTGGCACCATGGGAAGAGTACTTTCTGTCATCTGTTAAAGACTTGCCCATTAACAAGTCTCCTCTACCGCCAGTAGACCCTGAGGCTGTGAAAAAG GTGCAGAGAGGGCTTAACCAAGTGGAAATGAAGAACAAGGAAGCCGCATATCAGGCATGGTTGGGTTACTACAAATCCCAGAAGATGATTGCGAGAGACACGACCAGACTAGTGGAGTTAGCCAATGAGTTTAGCCGCAGCATGGGACTTGACATGCCACCAGCTATCCCCAAAAACGTTCTCGGCAAGATGGGTCTCAAAAACGTTCCTGGTCTTAGAACCAAGTAG
- the LOC106419321 gene encoding serine/threonine-protein kinase SRK2G, with protein MDKYEVVKDLGTGNFGVARLLRHKDTKELVAMKYIERGRKIDENVAREIINHRSLKHPNIIRFKEVILTPTHLAIVMEYASGGELFERICTAGRFSEAEARYFFQQLICGVDYCHSLQICHRDLKLENTLLDGSPAPLLKICDFGYSKSSILHSRPKSTVGTPAYIAPEVLSRREYDGKHADVWSCGVTLYVMLVGAYPFEDPNDPKNFRKTIQRIMAIQYKIPDYVHISQECKHLLSRIFVTNPAKRITLKEIKNHPWYLKNLPKELLESAQAVYYKRDNTSYSLQSVEDIMKIVGEARNPASSSSISKSLGSGAGEEEEEEDVEAEVEEEVEEEEEEDEYEKHVKEAHSSIQEPHEALKEKK; from the exons ATGGATAAGTATGAGGTTGTGAAGGATCTGGGAACTGGGAACTTCGGTGTGGCTCGCCTTCTAAGGCATAAGGACACCAAAGAGCTTGTCGCCATGAAGTACATCGAGAGAGGCCGAAAG aTAGATGAGAACGTGGCTAGAGAGATAATCAATCACAGATCACTTAAGCATCCTAATATCATCCGCTTCAAGGAG GTGATTCTGACACCTACACATCTTGCCATTGTGATGGAGTATGCTTCTGGAGGAGAGCTCTTTGAGAGAATCTGCACTGCCGGTAGATTCAGTGAAGCTGAG GCTAGGTACTTCTTTCAACAACTGATCTGTGGGGTCGACTACTGCCACTCCTTG CAAATATGCCACAGAGATCTGAAGCTTGAGAACACACTGCTTGATGGTAGCCCTGCTCCGCTTTTGAAAATCTGTGATTTTGGTTACTCCAAG TCATCTATACTACATTCGAGGCCTAAATCGACTGTTGGAACTCCAGCATACATAGCACCTGAAGTTCTTTCCCGTAGAGAATACGATGGCAAG CACGCGGATGTGTGGTCATGTGGTGTAACCCTTTATGTGATGCTGGTTGGAGCTTACCCATTTGAGGACCCTAATGATCCAAAGAACTTCAGGAAAACAATCCAA CGTATAATGGCTATACAATACAAGATTCCGGACTACGTTCACATATCTCAGGAATGCAAACACCTTCTCTCTCGCATATTCGTCACTAACCCCGCCAAG AGAATCACGCTTAAGGAGATCAAGAATCATCCGTGGTACTTGAAGAATCTGCCAAAGGAGCTGCTGGAGTCGGCTCAAGCGGTGTATTACAAGAGAGACAACACCAGCTATTCTCTTCAAAGCGTGGAGGACATAATGAAGATAGTTGGTGAGGCTAGGAACCCAGCTTCTTCTTCAAGCATCAGCAAAAGCTTGGGATCAGGTGCCggggaagaagaggaagaagaggacgTTGAAGCtgaagtggaagaagaagtggaggaagaggaagaagaagatgaatacGAGAAGCATGTCAAAGAGGCACATTCTTCTATTCAAGAGCCTCACGAAGcgttaaaggaaaaaaaatga
- the LOC125579083 gene encoding calumenin-A-like, which yields MGKASVILYITVGILVLFLVSYSPKKKSHHDHNGGHNSQHHRLKLRSSFNFKPTRHDPIPFDPLVADMERRREDKEWERQYIEHSHPELASPAPGQESQPEWEEFMDAEDYLNDEEKFNVTDRLISLFPKIDVSPLDGYVTESELTEWNVQSSAKEVMHRSQRDMDVHDRNKDGFISFSEYEPPSWARDSGNYSFGYDIGWWKEEHFNASDANGDGLLNLTEFNDFLHPADTKNPKLLLWLCKEEVRERDSDKDGKIGFDEFFHGLFDAVRSYEEDNLNATHPYHDLPEGPAKQLFAQLDKDGDGYLSDVELLPVISKIHPTEHYYAKEQADYIISKADSDKDGRLTLAEMIEHPYVFYSAIFDEDDTDDDYGLHDEFR from the exons ATGGGTAAAGCTTCGGTGATACTATACATCACTGTCGGgatcctcgtcctcttcctggTCTCTTACTCTCCCAAGAAGAAGAGCCACCACGACCACAACGGTGGTCACAACAGCCAGCATCACCGTCTCAAACTCCGCTCTTCTTTCAATTTCAAACCCACTCGTCACGATCCAATCCCTTTTGATCCTCTCGTTGCTGACATGGAGCGCCGTCGCGAGGATAAGGAGTGGGAAAGGCAGTACATTGAGCATTCTCACCCCGAGCTAGCTTCTCCTGCGCCTGGTCAAGAGTCGCAGCCTGAGTGGGAGGAGTTCATGGATGCTGAGGATTACTTGAATGATGAGGAGAAGTTCAATGTTACCGATAG gttgatatCCTTGTTTCCGAAGATTGATGTTTCTCCCCTTGATGGGTATGTGACTGAGAGTGAGTTGACTGAATGGAATGTGCAGTCTTCTGCAAAGGAGGTCATGCACAGGAGTCAAAGAGACATGGATGTTCATGACAGAAACAAGGATGGTTTCATTTCTTTCTCTGAGTATGAACCTCCCTCTTGGGCTCGCGACTCGG GTAACTATTCATTTGGGTATGACATTGGTTGGTGGAAGGAGGAGCATTTTAATGCATCTGATGCAAATGGTGATGGTCTGCTGAATTTAACTGAGTTCAACGA CTTTCTTCATCCTGCTGATACCAAGAACCCTAAGCTGCTGCTATGGTTATGCAAGGAGGAAGTAAG AGAAAGAGATTCAGATAAAGATGGTAAGATCGGCTTCGATGAGTTTTTCCACGGTCTCTTTGACGCTGTGAGGAGCTACGAAGAAGACAATCTCAATGCTACGCATCCTTATCATGACTTGCCTGAAGGCCCAGCAAAGCAGTTGTTTGCTCAGCTTGACAAAGATGGTGACGG GTACTTATCGGATGTTGAATTGCTTCCCGTTATCAGTAAAATCCATCCTACTGAGCATTATTACGCAAAAGAACAAGCTGATTATATTATATCAAAG GCGGATTCAGACAAAGATGGACGTCTGACTTTGGCAGAGATGATTGAGCATCCTTACGTTTTCTATAGTGCCATCTTTGATGAAGATGACACTGATGATGACTATGGCCTCCATGATGAGTTTCGTTAG
- the LOC106419319 gene encoding pyruvate kinase, cytosolic isozyme has translation MSNIDIEGILKELPNDGRIPKTKIVCTLGPASRTVPMIEKLLRAGMNVARFNFSHGSHEYHQDTLNNLRTAMQNTGILAAVMLDTKGPEIRTGFLKDGNPIQLKEGQEITITTDYDIQGNESTISMSYKKLPLDVQPGNTILCADGSISLAVVSCDPESGTVRCRCENTAMLGERKNVNLPGVVVDLPTLTDKDIEDILGWGVPNRIDMIALSFVRKGSDLVNVRRVLGSHAKSIMLMSKVENQEGVVNFDEILRETDAFMVARGDLGMEIPIEKIFLAQKLMIYKCNLAGKPVVTATQMLESMIKSPRPTRAEATDVANAVLDGTDCVMLSGESAAGAYPEIAVKVMAKICIEAESSLDYNTIFKEMIRATPLPMSPLESLASSAVRTANKAHAKLIIVLTRGGSTANLVAKYRPAVPILSVVVPVMTTDNFDWSCSDESPARHSLIYRGLIPMLAEGSAKATDSESTEVIIEAALKSATQRGLCNVGDAVVALHRIGAASVIKICLVK, from the exons ATGTCGAACATAGACATAGAAGGGATACTGAAGGAGCTACCTAACGATGGGAGGATCCCAAAGACCAAGATCGTTTGCACTCTGGGACCAGCTTCTCGCACTGTTCCTATGATCGAAAAGCTTCTCCGAGCCGGTATGAACGTGGCTCGCTTCAACTTCTCTCATGGAAGCCATGAATACCACCAGGACACACTCAACAACCTCCGCACTGCCATGCAGAACACCGGCATTCTCGCTGCTGTCATGCTCGACACTAAG GGGCCTGAGATTCGTACTGGTTTCTTGAAAGATGGGAACCCAATACAACTAAAGGAAGGGCAGGAGATCACCATCACCACCGACTACGACATTCAAGGAAACGAGTCAACTATCTCCATGAGCTACAAGAAGCTTCCCTTGGATGTTCAGCCTGGAAACACCATACTATGTGCAGATGGAAGCATAAGTCTAGCTGTGGTGTCGTGCGATCCCGAGTCTGGAACCGTTAGGTGCAGGTGTGAGAACACTGCAATGCTTGGAGAAAGAAAGAACGTGAATCTACCAGGTGTTGTTGTTGATCTTCCCACCTTGACGGACAAGGATATTGAAGATATTCTCGGCTGGGGTGTTCCGAACAGAATCGATATGATTGCGCTTTCGTTTGTCCGTAAAGGCTCGGATCTTGTTAATGTCCGGAGGGTTCTTGGTTCTCATGCTAAAAGCATAATGTTGATGTCTAAG gtTGAGAACCAGGAAGGAGTTGTTAACTTTGATGAGATACTGCGCGAAACAGACGCGTTCATGGTTGCTCGTGGTGATCTCGGCATGGAGATTCCTATAGAGAAGATCTTCTTAGCTCAGAAGCTGATGATCTACAAGTGCAACCTCGCTGGCAAACCAGTGGTCACAGCCACTCAGATGCTGGAGTCAATGATCAAATCACCAAGGCCAACTCGCGCCGAAGCCACTGACGTTGCAAACGCCGTTCTCGACGGCACGGACTGCGTGATGCTTAGTGGCGAGAGCGCGGCAGGAGCTTATCCGGAGATAGCCGTGAAAGTCATGGCTAAGATCTGCATCGAAGCAGAAAGCTCGCTCGATTACAACACGATCTTCAAGGAGATGATCCGAGCAACTCCGCTTCCTATGAGTCCGCTTGAGAGTCTTGCATCGTCAGCTGTAAGGACTGCTAACAAAGCGCATGCGAAACTCATCATTGTGTTGACGCGTGGAGGCTCAACGGCCAACCTTGTGGCTAAGTACAGGCCTGCTGTTCCGATTCTGTCGGTGGTTGTTCCGGTTATGACGACTGATAACTTTGACTGGAGTTGTAGCGACGAGTCGCCTGCGAGGCACAGTCTGATATACAGAGGGTTGATCCCTATGTTGGCTGAAGGATCCGCAAAGGCGACTGATAGCGAGTCCACTGAAGTTATCATTGAAGCTGCTTTGAAGTCAGCTACACAGAGAGGACTGTGCAACGTTGGTGATGCAGTCGTGGCGCTGCACCGTATTGGAGCTGCCTCGGTTATTAAGATCTGTTTGGTGAAGTAa
- the LOC106419384 gene encoding WD repeat-containing protein 26 homolog — MGVVEDTEPPLKRAKRDEETNGFSGSNSSVRVSSSVNNSLGDLMARPLTSSQGDDETIGSKGVIKKSEFVRIITRTLYSLGYGKAGAMLEEESGIPLHHSFVETFMEQVRDGKWDESVVTLHRIGLLDEKDVKAASFLLLEQKFLELLKFDKIGDALGTLRNEIEPLRINTKRVHELASSLISSGPGKENVSSRSKVLEELQSLLPASVIIPEKRLESLVENSLHIQRDACVFHNTLDSDLSLYSDHQCGKHQIPSQTVQILESHTDEVWFLQYSHNGKYLASSSKDQTAIIWEVNANGHMSLKHKLVGHQKPVTAVLWSPDDSQVLTCGAEEVIRRWDVDSGDSLHTYEKSGVGPISCGWYADGKGIIAGMTDRSICMWDLDGREMECWKGQRTQKVSDIAMTDDGKWLVSVCKDSVISLFDREATVERLIEEEDTITSFSLSNDNRYVLVNLLNQEIRLWSIEGDPKIVTRYKGHKRSRFLIRSCFGGYEQGFIASGSEDSQVYIWHRSTGKLIIELPGHAGAVNCVSWSPTNLQMMASASDDGTIRIWGLNRINPHKQEKQVQGSSSNGVLHQCNGN; from the exons ATGGGAGTTGTGGAGGATACTGAACCTCCTTTGAAACGTGCTAAACGCGACGAAGAAACCAACGGCTTCTCTGGTAGTAACTCTTCCGTTAGAGTTAGCAGTAGTGTGAACAACTCTTTGGGAGACCTGATGGCAAGGCCTCTCACCTCCTCCCAAGGGGATGATGAAACCATCGGCTCCAAAGGAGTCATTAAAAAATCTGAATTCGTTAGGATCATCACTAGGACTCTTTATTCGCTTGGATACGGTAAAGCCGGGGCTATGCTCGAGGAAGAATCCGGGATCCCTCTGCATCACTCCTTCGTGGAGACGTTTATGGAGCAGGTTAGGGACGGGAAATGGGATGAAAGCGTTGTCACGTTGCACAGAATCGGTCTGTTGGATGAGAAGGATGTCAAAGCTGCATCGTTCTTGCTACTAGAGCAAAAGTTCTTAGAGCTTTTGAAGTTTGATAAGATAGGTGATGCGCTTGGCACCTTGAGGAACGAGATTGAGCCTCTTCGTATTAATACAAAGCGTGTTCATGAGCTCGCTTCCTCTCTTATATCGTCGGGTCCGGGCAAAGAGAATGTGAGTTCGAGGTCCAAGGTTCTTGAGGAACTGCAAAGCTTGCTTCCTGCTTCTGTTATAATCCCGGAgaagaggttggagagtttagTTGAGAATTCACTTCATATTCAGCGGGATGCTTGTGTTTTCCATAATACTTTGGATAGTGATTTGTCTTTGTATTCTGACCATCAATGCGGGAAGCACCAGATTCCTTCTCAGACTGTTCAG ATCTTGGAGTCGCATACTGATGAAGTTTGGTTCTTGCAATACTCGCATAATGGCAAATATTTAGCTTCATCTTCCAAGGATCAGACTGCAATTATATGGGAG GTCAACGCAAATGGGCATATGTCTTTGAAGCATAAACTTGTGGGCCACCAGAAGCCGGTGACTGCGGTCTTATGGAGTCCTGATGATAGTCAAGTTCTTACATGTGGAGCAGAAGAGGTTATCAGACGCTGGGATGTTGACTCAGGAGACTCTCTTCACACTTATGAGAAAAGCGGCGTCGGTCCCATTTCTTGCGGATGGTATGCTGATGGTAAAGGAATAATCGCAGGGATGACAGACCGAAGCATCTGCATGTGGGATTTAGATGGCAGAGAGATGGAGTGCTGGAAAGGTCAGAGGACGCAAAAGGTCTCAGACATAGCGATGACGGATGATGGAAAGTGGCTTGTGAGTGTATGCAAGGACTCTGTGATATCTCTGTTCGATAGGGAAGCGACAGTTGAGAGGTTGATCGAAGAGGAAGACACAATTACATCGTTCTCGCTTTCGAATGACAACAGATATGTGCTGGTGAATCTCCTCAACCAGGAGATACGTCTATGGAGTATCGAAGGTGATCCCAAGATTGTGACGAGATACAAAGGCCACAAGCGTTCACGGTTCCTCATCAGATCATGCTTTGGTGGCTATGAACAAGGTTTCATCGCTAGTGGAAGCGAGGATTCTCAG GTATACATATGGCACAGATCGACAGGGAAGTTAATCATCGAGCTACCAGGACATGCAGGAGCGGTTAACTGTGTGAGCTGGAGCCCAACGAACCTGCAGATGATGGCTTCAGCTAGTGATGATGGGACCATAAGGATATGGGGACTTAACCGGATTAACCCACATAAACAGGAGAAGCAAGTGCAAGGAAGTAGCAGTAATGGTGTGCTTCACCAATGCAATGGGAACTGA
- the LOC111201527 gene encoding transcriptional repressor ILP1 yields the protein MGSNRARNFRRRGDDDGDENDVKDPTTAPKPSPAPSSSKPKKLPASEPKKKLLSFADDEEEEDAPPRVTVKPKNARDRSKSSSRLSGSGSAHRLNSSTVEHRSSSSSTSSAVAPPSNVLPQAGAYTKEALLELQRNTRTLPYSRPSAASSEPKVVLKGLIKPQQQQEKQSLTDVVRQVSDLDFDEEGEADDAFFEQAVIEARAKREKARQPRSTPAPDFISLDCSTTSRSAAEVVSDEDADFQGGFVVSQKGNGKAVFTANDSMTDSVYEDEDEEEKLWEEEQFKKGIGKRMDEGSNRIASSNGMPLHPQQKALPQQPPQMYAYHANVPPTIGPATSVDTLPMAQQAELAKKALQDNVKKLKESHAKTVTSLTKTDENLTASLMSITDLESSLSAAGDKYVFMQKLRDFISVICDFMQEKGSFIEEIEDQMKDLNEKHASAILERRIADNNDEMVELGASVKAAMAVLNKQGSSTSVIAAATNAALAAAASIRQQIQPVKLDELGRDENMQKRREAERRAAARQKRRARFENKRASAMEIDGSSLKIEGESSTDESDSETSAYKEIRDKILLCADKVFSDASEEFSQLSMVKARFEKWKRDYSSTYRDAYMSLTVPSIFSPYVRLELLKWDPLHQDVDFFDMEWHGLLFDYGKPEDGDDFAPDDTDANLVPELVEKVAIPKLHHQIVRCWDILSTRETKNAVAATTLVTNYVPASSEALAELFSAIRSRLVEAIAAIAVPTWDPLILKAVPNAPQVAAYRFGTSVRLMKNICMWKDILALPVLENLALSELLFGKVLPHVRSIASNIHDAMTRTEKIVASLSGVWTGQSVTRTHSRPLQPLVDCILTLRKILEKRLASGLDDAETTGLARRLKRILVEVHEHDHAREIVRIFNLKEAV from the exons atgggaaGTAACCGTGCTAGAAATTTCCGGCGGCGAGGGGACGACGACGGCGATGAAAACGACGTTAAAGATCCAACCACCGCGCCGAAACCGTCTCCAGCTCCTTCCTCGTCAAAGCCTAAAAAACTCCCAGCCTCGGAGCCGAAGAAGAAGCTACTCAGTTTCGCCGATgacgaggaggaagaagatgcaCCTCCACGTGTAACCGTAAAGCCTAAGAACGCCAGAGATCGAAGCAAATCTTCTTCGCGTCTCAGCGGTTCGGGATCTGCTCACAGACTTAACTCTTCCACCGTGGAGCATCGTTCCTCATCCTCTTCCACTTCCTCCGCCGTGGCTCCTCCTTCCAACGTGCTTCCCCAAGCGGGCGCTTATACGAAAGAGGCACTCCTCGAGCTCCAAAGGAACACGCGGACGCTTCCGTATTCTCGCCCTAGTGCAGCAAGTTCCGAGCCGAAGGTAGTGCTCAAGGGCTTAATCAAACCTCAGCAGCAGCAGGAGAAGCAGAGCTTGACGGATGTGGTTAGGCAGGTTTCGGATTTGGACTTCGATGAGGAAGGGGAAGCTGATGATGCGTTCTTCGAACAGGCGGTGATTGAAGCTAGAGCCAAGAGGGAGAAGGCGAGGCAGCCACGTTCAACACCGGCGCCTGATTTTATATCGCTGGATTGTAGTACCACGAGTCGTTCCGCTGCTGAAGTGGTTAGCGACGAGGATGCGGACTTTCAAGGAGGTTTCGTCGTGTCGCAGAAAGGTAATGGGAAAGCTGTGTTTACAGCTAATGATTCCATGACGGATAGTGTatatgaggatgaggatgaagAGGAGAAATTGTGGGAGGAGGAGCAGTTTAAGAAGGGTATTGGTAAAAGAATGGATGAAGGTTCTAACAGGATTGCAAGTAGCAATGGAATGCCTTTGCATCCACAACAGAAGGCACTGCCACAACAACCACCGCAGATGTATGCTTATCATGCCAATGTGCCCCCTACCATTGGTCCAGCTACTAGTGTTGATACATTACCAATGGCACAACAAGCTGAGCTTGCCAAGAAGGCATTGCAAGACAATGTTAAGAAGCTTAAG GAATCTCATGCAAAAACCGTAACCTCGCTTACCAAGACAGATGAGAATTTGACTGCTTCGTTGATGAGTATCACAGATCTTGAAAGTTCTCTATCTGCAGCTGGAGACAAGTATGTCTTCATGCAAAAACTCAGAGACTTCATTTCTGTTATCTGCGACTTCATGCAG GAAAAGGGTTCCTTCATTGAAGAAATTGAAGATCAGATGAAGGACCTTAATGAAAAACATGCGTCAGCTATACTAGAAAGAAGAATTGCCGATAACAATGACGAGATGGTAGAGCTTGGGGCCTCCGTGAAAGCAGCTATGGCAGTTTTAAACAAACAAGGAAGCAGTACTTCAGTGATTGCTGCTGCCACAAATGCTGCCCTTGCTGCCGCTGCTTCTATAAGACAGCAGATTCAACCAGTTAAGCTTGATGAATTGGGCAGGGACGAAAACATGCAGAAGCGCAGGGAAGCGGAAAGAAGGGCTGCAGCACGGCAGAAAAGGCGAGCTCGATTTGAAAATAAGCGTGCATCAGCCATGGAGATTGATGGATCTTCTTTGAAAATAGAAGGGGAATCAAGCACTGATGAGAGTGACAGCGAGACTTCAGCATACAAGGAAATCAGAGATAAGATACTTTTGTGTGCTGATAAGGTCTTCAGTGATGCATCTGAGGAGTTTTCCCAGCTTTCAATGGTGAAGGCGAGATTTGAGAAGTGGAAGCGAGACTATTCATCTACTTATCGGGATGCTTACATGTCTTTGACCGTACCTTCCATCTTTTCACCCTATGTTAGATTGGAGCTCTTGAAATGGGATCCTCTTCATCAAGACGTGGATTTCTTTGACATGGAATG GCATGGCTTATTATTTGATTATGGAAAGCCAGAAGATGGTGATGATTTTGCACCCGATGATACTGATGCCAACCTTGTCCCTGAGCTAGTGGAAAAAGTTGCGATTCCTAAATTGCACCATCAGATAGTTCGTTGTTGGGATATACTTAGCACCCGGGAGACAAAAAATGCTGTTGCTGCTACAACCTTGGTGACAAATTATGTTCCCGCTTCAAGCGAGGCCCTAGCAGAACTATTTTCTGCTATTCGTTCTCGTCTTGTTGAAGCCATAGCAGCTATTGCG GTTCCGACATGGGATCCTCTGATATTGAAGGCTGTACCAAATGCTCCACAAGTTGCAGCATATAGGTTTGGGACATCAGTCCGtcttatgaaaaatatatgcaTGTGGAAAGACATCCTGGCGCTTCCAGTGTTGGAGAACTTGGCTCTGAGTGAGCTTTTGTTTGGAAAAGTCCTACCTCATGTCAGAAGCATTGCATCAAATATACATGATGCTATGACAAGAACTGAAAAGATCGTTGCTTCTTTGTCTGGAGTATGGACAGGACAAAGCGTCACAAGAACTCACAG TCGGCCGTTGCAACCTCTAGTGGACTGTATTCTGACACTTAGGAAAATTCTGGAGAAAAGGCTTGCCTCGGGACTGGACGACGCTGAAACCACTGGTCTTGCCCGCAGGCTAAAGAGAATACTAGTTGAGGTCCACGAACACGATCACGCCAGGGAAATTGTCAGAATATTCAATCTCAAGGAAGCAGTGTGA